Proteins encoded in a region of the Thunnus maccoyii chromosome 4, fThuMac1.1, whole genome shotgun sequence genome:
- the LOC121895752 gene encoding tyrosine-protein phosphatase non-receptor type 7-like codes for MSYQGNQTNLAKLLCSERRCVRHYWFTSWPDHHIPQCTAPLLRLVEEVEMYSKSLLPPSSQPITTPMPGSGPIIVHCSAGIGRTGCFIASSIGSQQLRETGQVDILETVCQLRLDRGGMIQTTEQYQFLYTTLAQYSSQLQHNQGQNQNQPITQNQQSQDDQVNIQPQTTTGQHKEWE; via the exons ctgtgttCAGAGCGTCGTTGCGTCAGACACTACTGGTTCACCTCTTGGCCTGACCACCACATCCCACAATGCACCGCTCCTCTGCTGAGactggtggaggaggtggagatgtACAGCAAGTCCCTCCTACCACCCagctctcagccaatcacaaccCCCATGCCTGGTTCCGGACCAATCATCGTCCACTGCAG tgCAGGTATAGGGAGGACAGGTTGTTTTATAGCCAGCAGTATCGGCTCTcagcagctcagagaaactGGTCAGGTCGACATCTTGGAGACAGTTTGTCAGCTTCGACTCGATAg GGGTGGTATGATCCAAACCACGGAGCAGTACCAGTTCCTGTACACCACTCTGGCCCAGTACAGCTCCCAGCTACAACACAACCAG GgtcagaaccagaaccagcCTATCACACAGAACCAGCAGAGCCAAGACGACCAAGTCAATATACAACCACAGACTACAACTGGACAGCACAAAGAATGGGAATAA